CCTCCCTATGGGTAGTCTATATTTTTATGTGGAGTTGCCATGAGAGGTTGGTTTAATATATAGGGAGAAAAGTCTCAccatcccacatcaactagcaatgtggtactaaacctcTCTCCCATGCTACTGGGCTTTACGTgcctttagcccattagggaacacacgAATGGGCCTTTAGGTCCATTAGAGATTTATGTacttttgatagacttagcccatttaaaattcggaattaattattttcgaaattaaaataattctagaaaaatctagaattcatatttaaagtccgaaaaatattccaaatggcccgaaaattctaggaaaaatcctagaaatatattgggacctaacaaactcaaataaaatatttggagctcatgagaagatttggaagagcctctaaaaattagagtttgctctagggaaaatgggaaaaaaatccagaaaaatccggaaaattcccgggaagaacttttgatgatagaacacgttttaaaaggttttcacactcaacaacactatgcatgtgacatgaatgcatcaccagaagaacaacatcatttaatttgaaaaacaaccaatatttattttcttttacactatttctctgtgaagaaaaaataaatattgagaaaaaatttaaaatttataagaaaattgttgatttatttttaattttaatcacatcctgaaatccaaaaatttcagggtgtgacaccaAATCTCGCTTTTGTGGGTTTTGGAAGGGGAATTTGAAACTTTTGCCACTTCACTCATCAATTTTTCAGGATTGACGACCCTATGGCTAACGCCTAACAGCTTCTGTTATGTAACTTGACAGGATCTCTCCGATTGGAAAAAAATCCGTGGTCCTTTTTTTGCGTGCAAAAGTTTCGAAAAAAGTGACCAAGCACCAAACTGGACAGGGTGAAACTGAAAACAGATCAAATATGGACAAGTAGCAGCcttttgccttttttttctgttttcacTCAAATACAGAGCAGCTCGAATACACATATAAGGCGAGCATGAGCAGAATTCCAATTCCCAACTAGTAATCCATCAAAAACGGCCGCCGCTTCCATGAACGGCTGCCTGGCGAGTGGCGACCACCAGGGCCACCTCACCAGCACGGCGGCTGCGGGTGGTAGTGGTAGTAATTGTGGTACCACCAGTACGGCAGCGGCTCCGGCTTCTTGTCGTCGGGCTTCTTCTCCTCGGGTTTCTTGTCGGCCGGcttcacctcctccaccttgagGATCTCGGCGTGGCCGATCTTCTTGCGCAGGCACTGGACCAGGCAGACGGTGtcgacgccgtcgccgaccaCCTCCAGCTGGTCCCTGCCGTCGCCGGTGACCCCCATCGAGCTCACCCCTGCACGCACGCACACGCACCGTcagctccggcggccgcggccaatAATCGACGGGGACAAGGTAGAGCGCGATGAACAACGGGTATAGGTGGAATGAACAATGAAGATCTTGCGCGCGCGTACCGTCCGCTTTGGCGACCAGCGCCATGGCCTTGGACCGGGTCTTCTCGCTCGCCAGGCTCACCCTGATCACGATCTTTTGCTGCGGCCAAAACAAGGTCGGTTCAGCAAGACAGCACGGCTCGTCGATCTCATCTTCCGCGGCCGAAGAGCGCGGAGCAGAGCAACCGAACAGGGGGGACACTGGGAGCCCGAGAGGATGGCCAGGCCGCTCGCTCGCTTGCTTACCTTGGTCATGGCGTGCCGCCCGCTGAGAAGGATCCGGTCGGCGCGGAGGCTTGGCTGACGCCGCTGATGGCTGTCGGATTGGTTGGATCGCTGAGCACTCTGGTCTGGTGTGCGATCGCTGCTTGCTGGCCTGTGAAGGGAGCTGGGGGGCGCGCGGCATATATAGGCGGCGGGCGACGACATGGCAGGCCTGACGCGGGCAGACGAGCCTTGGTAAGAAGATTCAGCGGCTGAGCTTCCGAGGGGACGAGGAGAGTGGAGTGGACCCCACGCGCTCCGTGTCGTCGGAGCCGGGTCCGTCTTCGGTTCCTCGAACGGAACAGAACACGACGACTCGACCCGATCCAGTTGAGTCGTGCACCGAGAGGCTGACGGGCGTGGGAGTTGGGGTAAGACCGAGTCGAGGCAACGGAGTGACTAGTGAGATGGCCTTGATCGTCGACGGGGGACTCGTCGCACTGACATGTGGTTCCAGGGCTGTGGGGCCTGCATGTCAGTGGGAGCGAATCCTTCTGCAGCGCTGCATAGCAACCGTTTTTTCATGGACGAGTCGTCTCACTAACACGTGGGTCCCAGTGCTGTGGAGCCTGCTTGTCGGTGGGAGTGAGTCCCTTTGCCGTACTACGAAGGAATcacttctatttttttctcaagGAAACGGAATTCCCAGGATTTACTTTAACAGGAAGATCCACTTCTTGCGGCGTTGGACTGCTAATAGCTCTTACTCTTCCAAGTTAGCTTACTTGGCTCAACTTAACGCATCATTTTGCAGCTTCCAAGGAAGCAACATCTAGAAAGCACATGCCAGGGGGAAACACAAATTCTTTGCTTGGCTTTTGGTTCAGTCCAAAAATCTCACTGCAGACAAGTGATCAAGAGGGCATGGCCGTGTGATCCGAATTGTCCTTTGTGTGGTCAAGAGCTGGAAACAGCGGCACATCTCTTGTCTTCATTGTGTTTTTGCACAGGAAGTCTAGTTTTCTGTTGCAGGTGTGGTCAACTTATTCAGTGAAGAGACCAGAGGGGGAGGGGTAGAGATTGAGGTTTGGTGGACGTCTACTTGTTGCTGCTTTCTAAAGTTCAGCAGCGACATGTTGCTGCTTTGGTAATGTACACGACGTGGAATATTTGAAAGGAGAGGAATAGGAGAGTTTTTGAAGGCAAATCTATGACACTGCCTAGTTCCATGTTAGTCTCGTATCTTCTTTCTTGCGATTGCGAGTTTAAGCGTTgttttttcatataattttttcttTGGTGAACCGTAAAACTCTGCTTCTCCCTCTTATTTGAGAATGCTCCTGCCGTtttcttcaaaagaaaaaaggatTGAGATTGTCTGATGACTCTGGTCTCTGATCTAATGCAACCCTTTCGCGAGAACTCAAATGTTACTGccaaattcttttttttaaaaaaaattgctcCATTGGGAACGAGATCAGGGCTGCAGAGTCCATGCCCGTCCGTTCATTGACCAGCAACGTACGTGTCGGGTTGGCAGCGCGTAGGGCACGGGAAGGTTCGCAGAGTTCAAACTAAACGCGGGCCTATGGATCAACCACTAGCAGGATTTGAAAGCGCCCGGTGGTGTGAGCACGCGCGGTTCAGCGAGCGGTCCCACTACAGTAGTCTTGCCTCGCGTCACCGGGGAAGAAGCCAGAAAGGATCAAAGGCAGCAGGGCCCCCTTTCTGGTTACCGTGTTTTTTTAGAGAAATTTTACGATGCTCGGAGATTTTATGAGCCGTTGAGGGATTCAGATCCAATAGTTAAAAAGACGGAAGAACCTGTTGCGAAGAACTAAAGATGTGGGGCCGGAACCTATTTTTGTGGGCCAGGAACCACTTATAAAATTAACCTTAAGGATGTTTTAGTACTTTTGCTATCATTTGGTTCCCGTAGCACCAAGGCCTGTTCATCCCAGTGCAGTAGCATCCGTCTCCATGGCAACCTTACATCAGCTCCTGGCATCTAGAGTACAGGATCATATGCGGCGCTGCACAGCCTGCACCGAAGCATCAACAATTACAAATTTCCACCGACGTCCTTCCTCCTTTTTCCTGGTGATTGAGCTCCCTTCCTGAACAGTGATTGAGCTCCCTTCAATCAGCGCATGAATGATGCTTAAATTTATAGCTGGAAATTGAAATCATTATATAGTGCTACCTGGTTTGATATTAATTGCTTAACAATTCAGCAAACGTAGGATACAAGAATAGTTTTGGATTGGTTGGAGAGAGAACATGAGCATTAGCATGGGCGCTGGCCGGCGAGCCCCGACGTAAGGAAGCCTAGCCTACGAGCCCCTCCGCAGCAATCTCTAGTGGGAATCCCGCCCCCGGCACGGCGTCACTAGGAAATCCGATGCGCTGCATGATGCTCTTGATGGAGATGGGGAAGGGCTGCCCAGGGTGGCTGTGCAGGGGAGCCCAGCGACGTgcccaggccgccggcggccagtGGATGGACGATCGGAGTCGAGTGATCGACGAACAGAGAAGCAGACCAATTGTGCTCACATAATAGATTACTAAAGTACCCTTTATTAGAGAAAAAAATAGCTTCTAATATCTCCTAAAAATCAACGGCTCTGATTTTTTCAGAGGGAAGGAACCTCTGGTTCCTTACAAGCACCGTAacaactctctttttttttttaggaaaTAGGAGGGGTTTTATCCCGTACTGGTTACCGTGGTTCAGTCGGGGGCTCCAGCGATCTATGGACGAACCTAGTAAACCGTAAGCACTTCCTGGCAGAATTAACGGACACACAAGTTAACGCCCTGCCAATAATCCAATGAGCCGTTGATACGCTGTGGAATCTGAGAGTAAGTGGCGGGCGTCAAGCTAGCTCTGACTTGGCTCCTTCAGAGTTCGTTCGTTCCAATCTTTCCCAAGTTGTTGTTGCCTGACATGACTGCTACTTTGACTCGTTTGCTCAAAAGTAATTTTAGACGGGGAAAcggcagaaaagaaaaaaaacgaaaGGAACGGGTAAATAATTTTCTGACTATGAACTCAAACTCTTGACAGTTAATTTGTCCGAACGTGATTGGAATGATGCTATCTAGCTAAAGATAGCTGGAACTACCAAAGTATAACACTGAATGTGCATACAGTACGGAgtatgagatttttttttcgaagAAAATTTGTGCCCGGCCGAGTCATTTCAGTACGTAAGCAGTCATGAGCATTTCCTTATTACCACTCAATTTATCAGATAGGAAGTTGGCAACGGTGAAGTGGTGAACTTGGGAGGAAAGGAAGAGCCTAACGCGAAGTGAACTGTGCTTGCAGCACTAAGATCTTTATTAATGCGCCAGGCGCTTTGCTTGTCGCGGTGTAAATCTGTTCGTTCGAAAGAGATTTGCACACCGCACACGCTGTATTCCACTTGCAATAATCGAAGTACTTGACTTGAGACTTgtcttgttttggtgtattcAGTATCTAAGCAGATATGATGGCGACTCGGTGGTCAACAATGGATGAAAATTGAAGGCACATGGTTCAGAACTTGTACAATGTTCTATGAGCTGTATCTTTCAAGTGTCAGTCTATCTGGCTCCCTTCGCTTTGCATACATCACATTCAAATTTTAGAGTTCAGCTGGAGAACTAATAGGAAGCAACCAATCTTA
This sequence is a window from Panicum virgatum strain AP13 chromosome 7K, P.virgatum_v5, whole genome shotgun sequence. Protein-coding genes within it:
- the LOC120641199 gene encoding heavy metal-associated isoprenylated plant protein 16-like isoform X1, translating into MPRAPQLPSQASKQRSHTRPECSAIQPIRQPSAASAKPPRRPDPSQRAARHDQGKQASERPGHPLGLPVSPLFGCSAPRSSAAEDEIDEPCCLAEPTLFWPQQKIVIRVSLASEKTRSKAMALVAKADGVSSMGVTGDGRDQLEVVGDGVDTVCLVQCLRKKIGHAEILKVEEVKPADKKPEEKKPDDKKPEPLPYWWYHNYYHYHPQPPCW
- the LOC120641199 gene encoding heavy metal-associated isoprenylated plant protein 16-like isoform X2 — its product is MSSPAAYICRAPPSSLHRPASSDRTPDQSAQRSNQSDSHQRRQPSLRADRILLSGRHAMTKQKIVIRVSLASEKTRSKAMALVAKADGVSSMGVTGDGRDQLEVVGDGVDTVCLVQCLRKKIGHAEILKVEEVKPADKKPEEKKPDDKKPEPLPYWWYHNYYHYHPQPPCW